From the genome of bacterium:
CGCGCAACCATGATGCCATCGCTTATTGCAATGATGCGGTCAATACATTTTAGCGCCTCTGGCTTCTCGATCTTTGCAATAACCGGAGTATCTTTTTGATTGGATCGAATGATTTCCTTAACGTGCAGAATGTCTTCCGGTTTACGAACAAAAGAAAGCGCTACATAATCCACTTCGTTTTGCAGGCCAAACAGTAAATCTTCCGTATCTTTCTCAGTCAAAGATGGTGCGCTAACATGGACTCCGGGTAAATTGATACCCTTATTATTCTTTATTTTACCGCCGTTAACAACTTCGCATACGACGTCTTCACTTGTTTTCTTGACCACCACGACTTTCAACAGGCCGTCATCAATCAGCAATTCGTCCCCAATCTTAACGTCATGAGACAGAGCGTGGTACGTTGTTGACACGATTTGCTCGTTGCCTTCCACTTCACGGCTTGTGATAGTAAATGTTTTTCCATCAATCAAATCGACTGAGCCGTCCTTAAAAGTACCGACACGAATCTTTGGGCCTTGCAGATCCTGTAAAATGGCGACGTGCCTGCCTGATTTTTTTGCGGCTTCACGTATATTACTTATAACTATTTGGTGAGCGTCGTGGGTTCCGTGAGAGAAATTGAGCCGGGCAATGTCCATGCCTGCTGCGATCATCTTTAATATAGTTTCATAATTACTGGATGCAGGGCCTATCGTGCAGATTATTTTAGCGCGGGTTTCAAAAAAACTACTTTTTGACAAAATAAAAAATTCTTTCTATTTGGGTTGAACTTACTTTAGAGGGATGCTCTTGTTTTTTTCCAGAATCATCTTTTCTAGATCTTCATCGCTTACGCCGAGAAGATCCAGCGCGCCTTTTACTCCGGGAACCAACTCATGACTCGGATATTTTTCCAGGAACTGCTCATAAGCCTGACGCGCTTTTTCTATATCTTTAATCTCATTTTCATAAGTGACCGCAATAATGATAAGGCTTTTTGCTGTCAGCGGATAATCCGGATACGCATCGATTATTCTCTGATGGATATCAATTGCTTTGGTAAAATCCCTTAGATCGGCTCCGTAAATGTCAGCCATTCCCGTCAGAGATTTAATTACGTTCAGAGTATCCGTTGGAAATTTTTCCGCAATTTCGCCTAGCTTTTTAACGGCTTCGGTCAATTTTCCTTTTACGCGAAGACTATCCGACTGCGCGAAGTACTCGTCCACTGTTTCTTTTTTACCGCAACCGGCCCCGCACATAATGAGAAACGATAAAACAAATAAATGAATCCATTGCTTTCTCATGAAAAAACCTCTTTAAAAATAATGTTAGTTCATATTTTTTTCGGTGGTCAATTTACAAATTAAAAATTCGCCATGCAAGATTTTATGCATGCACTAATAAAAAAGTCCCGTAATGGCTTACGGGACTTAAACTAAATAATAATTGAACATAAATTGTTAAAATGAAAAATCAAGATTAACGTGTTCTCCGCTCCCAACTGTTATTTTTTGAATTTTGTTTCCGCCGTTTTCCTGCCACGCCGCAACTTCATAATTGCCCGGAGGAACGCCGCTGATAGTATAACTGCCGTCAATACCGACGGCGGTAAAATACGGATTTTGCAGTACCAGAATAACTCCGCCCATCTGGGAATGAATGTCGCAGAAAACCTTGACAGTACCTAATGTGTTAAATGTCACCGATTTAGATTTTCCTTTGGAATACCGGCCAAGATCAAAAGTTTTAGTTTCAGAAAGCGAAAAGATGTTGTGATAAATTTCATCTTCGTTTGGAAAATCAACGGTCGTACCAAGTAAAACAGGTAAGACATGCGGCACAATGGCTATGTTTTTCTGGCGCATCACCGGCCTGCTTTGCGGTAGAGGATATTTGCCGGGCGCTTTCACGATAAAGACAATGGCTTTCTTATCAACACTGCCGCTCTTACTCAGCCGCGATGTACTTTTTCCGTATAATCCCTTGGTTGACCTGGCTGCAGTTCCTCCGGATTTGCTCACAAACACTTTCCCGGTGATTTTCCCTTCCGCCGGTAAAGCCGGCAGGTTTTCAATTGATTCCGATTCAGCGTATTTAATCAATCCTGAATCCGACATCTTTTGGAAGAACTTGACATCCTCGCCCAAAAGCGTAAATATAAGCGCCGTTGCAAAACTAACTAACATAATTACAATTTTCATGATTTTATTCCTCCGAAATCTCAATCAGTTAAAATGGAACAGACAATTGTGCCGCTGTGAACCGGATGCTCTTAATAGTCGACTTTTTATCAAAAACAGTCCATTGCTCGACCAACTTAAGCGTTGCGTCAGCAGTAATTCTAAATCCCAACCCGGCTTCATATCGTTTCACGTCATAATCCCAACTTTCATTGGCGGCCGTCGCAGGATTTTTGATCTTGCTGAAATTCATCATGTCATACCGCGCTGCGACGTAGAGCTTGGGATGCAGCTTATATTTGGCATCTACATACCAACTCCAATTAGATAATTCTCCTTCATCCACCGACGCGTCCCAGGTGCTTTTAACAAATTCACTGAAAACGATCAGGTATCTGTAGCTTGCCTCTAAGTCCACCCCATAAGCCCTTTGCCGATATTCTCCCTTTCCTTTCCCCTCTTCCAGCAGCCTTTGAGGATCGGCACTTGACAAATAAGGATTGCTTGCGCCTGAAAAACCAAATTTTAATCCCGCAGCAGGTGCAAAACCTAAACGACCTAAAAATTGCTTTCCTTTGTTTTGATTCGCATCAGGATTTGAAATGGACCCTTCAGTAACGGCTATTTGGTACTCCACAAAGGAAATATTTCCAAATAACTCTACTCCAAAATCCCAACGTGCGTCGTAAACAGTTGGCGTTGCCCCGGCTAATACATTAACGGGTAGGTTCCCTTTATGAGCTTTTCTTCTGTTCTTTAAAATAAGTTGTTCCTGATTATTCCACAGATTATTCCAATCCAGGCTGGTTCGATATTGCCGCATGAGCGGTTGACCTATCAGAGGGTTGACATCTGAAAATTCACGTTTACCAAAATTTCCGAAAAGATTGGGAATTTTCCCAATCATAAAATTGATTTTTTCGTTGGGAACATCGAAGATGGTAATAAAGGCGCCCTGAAGCCGGACTTTTTCTGCCGAAGCATCATCAAATAGAACTTCTACATCCGCCCGTAATTTTTCTTTATGCTGAAAGCGGAAATTTAAGAGTGCGCGGATATTATTAAAATTATTATCATTCAGCGTATTGGCGTTGAGATGTGGTTTATTCCCGAAAGTAGTAACGGCATCGACAATACCGCCAATGCCGGTAGTGTTTTCCGAAGTCTCCGTCATTTCGCCAAACTCATCCGGCAGAGACTCATCCTGAGCCCACACACTTTCGCATGCGGCTAAAGCTAAGATCAGAAGAAGGGTTGTCAATGTCTTTTTCATAGTACAAATCCTGATGTATGGCACGTTAATACTATAACGTTTTTAAATATTCGATTAAATCGGTTTTTTCCTGTTCAGTTAAACTAATATCGTAAATGCCCAATGTATTCCATCCCCATGTTGTCATTTGTACCGTCTGAACCGAATCTGCGTAATGATTAACTACATTCCACAAAGTGGCCGCAGAATGGTCTCTGAAATACGGCGCCGTAGCAAATACCCAGCGAAGTGATGGCACGTCAACTTGCGGATTTAATTTTTTTATTTGAATTTTAAACTTTCCTGTAAGCGCTTCCCCTGAATGGCACACGTTGCATTTTCCCTGCCCTTCAAAAACCGTCTTTCCTTTTTGTTGTTGTGTTGTCAGCGAGCCGTCGGAATTTCTCCATGGATTCGCCGGAACCGCCAGCGATAATTGATAGGCGGTTAGGGCGTCCAGTTCTTCCTCTGTCGCCGATCCGTGCAGAACGCTGTCTATGACCACGCGTGTAACTGTTTTAATTTCACTCCCACCCTCACCGAACCACAAATACGGGGGCGTATCAACAACTCCAAACAACGTCGGTGTTGCAATGGAGTCTGTAGAAATTGGCGGTAATAACCACTTCTTGTGGTCCATGTCGCCGCTAGGATGGCACGTTGCACAGCTATACGTTTGACCGGCAATATTGTCAAATTTAGTATCATTGAAAAGTTGCCGGCCTAATGTAATCTGAGGATCTTCACTTATTTTTTCTTTGTCACATGCCATTAGACTTAATAAAGCGACGAAAACGCATCCATTCAAAAAACTGTAGAAAATCTGTTTCATAATATTATTAGAATTAAAAGGTTTTCAAATATTCGATCAGATCGTCAATTTCTTGATCAGTTAAATTAATTATAAAATCAT
Proteins encoded in this window:
- the pyk gene encoding pyruvate kinase — encoded protein: MSKSSFFETRAKIICTIGPASSNYETILKMIAAGMDIARLNFSHGTHDAHQIVISNIREAAKKSGRHVAILQDLQGPKIRVGTFKDGSVDLIDGKTFTITSREVEGNEQIVSTTYHALSHDVKIGDELLIDDGLLKVVVVKKTSEDVVCEVVNGGKIKNNKGINLPGVHVSAPSLTEKDTEDLLFGLQNEVDYVALSFVRKPEDILHVKEIIRSNQKDTPVIAKIEKPEALKCIDRIIAISDGIMVARGDLGVEMKTEEVPPIQKRLIGLCNKAGVPVITATQMLDSMVQNPRPTRAEASDVANAILDGTDAVMLSAETASGNYPIETITVMKRIIKLMEKETPVDYVRRRRLTSEQMLLQDGIAGVSCNLAEILNVNAIVSITLTGAMSRLIAKYRPKIPIIAVTHSERVLRQLNLVWGVQGLILPDLKNNIDDSVNEVKKALLESGFLKKGNRFVITAGLPFGSRGPTNSMRVEEMA
- a CDS encoding tetratricopeptide repeat protein; this translates as MRKQWIHLFVLSFLIMCGAGCGKKETVDEYFAQSDSLRVKGKLTEAVKKLGEIAEKFPTDTLNVIKSLTGMADIYGADLRDFTKAIDIHQRIIDAYPDYPLTAKSLIIIAVTYENEIKDIEKARQAYEQFLEKYPSHELVPGVKGALDLLGVSDEDLEKMILEKNKSIPLK
- a CDS encoding c-type cytochrome, whose protein sequence is MKQIFYSFLNGCVFVALLSLMACDKEKISEDPQITLGRQLFNDTKFDNIAGQTYSCATCHPSGDMDHKKWLLPPISTDSIATPTLFGVVDTPPYLWFGEGGSEIKTVTRVVIDSVLHGSATEEELDALTAYQLSLAVPANPWRNSDGSLTTQQQKGKTVFEGQGKCNVCHSGEALTGKFKIQIKKLNPQVDVPSLRWVFATAPYFRDHSAATLWNVVNHYADSVQTVQMTTWGWNTLGIYDISLTEQEKTDLIEYLKTL